Proteins encoded by one window of Antechinus flavipes isolate AdamAnt ecotype Samford, QLD, Australia chromosome 4, AdamAnt_v2, whole genome shotgun sequence:
- the DDR1 gene encoding epithelial discoidin domain-containing receptor 1 isoform X4, which yields MLWRCCSLQHKSVRSGAMELLILLSLLPVILLGVGNADMEGHFDPAKCRYALGMQDRTIPDSDISASSSWSDSTAAQHSRLESSDGDGAWCPAGPVFPMESEYLQVDLRRLHLVALVGTQGRHAGGLGKEFSPSYRLRYSRDGHRWMDWKDRWGQEVISGNEDTGGVVLKDLGPPMVARLVRFYPRADRVMSVCLRVELYGCLWRDGLLSYTAPVGQTMYLAEAVHLNDSTYDGHTVGGLQYGGLGQLADGVVGLDDFRQSQELRVWPGYDYVGWNNNNFPNGYVEMEFEFDCLRVFQTMQIHCNNMHTLGARLPGGVECRFKRSPATAWEGEPVYQALGGSLRDPRARPVVVLLGGHVGRFLQCRFHFTGSWLLFSEISFLSNVVNESSPALGSTQPPAPWWPPGPVSTNFSSLELEPRGQQPVTKAEASPTAILIGCLVAIILLLLLIIAFMLWRQHWRRLLGKVLSFPPKSCQAERRVSEEELTVHLSVPGHTVLINNRPRPQEPPPYQEPRPRGNPPHPVPSAPNGSVMLLSNPAYRLLLATYARPPRGFGPPTSAWAKPTNTQACHGDYMEPEKPCAPLLPPPSQSSVPHYAEADIITLQGVTGGNTYAVPALPPGATGDGPPRGDFPRSRLYFKEKLGEGQFGEVHLCEVESPQDLLNLEFPLNVRKGRPLLVAVKILRPDATKNARNDFLKEVKIMSRLKDPNIIRLLGVCIQDDPLCMITDYMENGDLNQFLSAHRLEDKAVDGSPGDGGAIQGPTISYSMLLHVAAQIASGMRYLATLNFVHRDLATRNCLVGEHFTIKIADFGMSRNLYAGDYYRVQGRAVLPIRWMAWECILMGKFTTASDVWAFGVTLWEVLMLCRAQPFGQLTDEQVIENAGEFFRDQGRQVYLARPDACPLGLYELMLQCWSREPEERPSFPQLHRYLTEDALNMV from the exons ATGCTTTGG AGATGCTGTTCTCTCCAACATAAATCAGTGAGATCTGGAGCCATGGAGCTGCTTATCCTGTTGTCTTTGCTGCCTGTGATATTGTTAGGAGTTGGAAATGCTGACATGGAAGGACACTTTGATCCTG CCAAATGCCGTTATGCCCTGGGTATGCAAGACCGAACCATTCCTGACAGTGACATCTCAGCTTCTAGTTCCTGGTCAGACTCCACTGCTGCTCAGCATAGCAG aTTAGAGAGCAGTGATGGAGATGGGGCATGGTGTCCTGCAGGGCCTGTGTTTCCAATGGAATCAGAATACTTGCAGGTGGATCTTCGACGGCTACATTTGGTGGCCCTAGTGGGGACCCAAGGACGACATGCTGGGGGGTTGGGCAAGGAATTTTCTCCTAGTTACCGACTGAGATACTCCCGTGATGGTCACCGCTGGATGGACTGGAAGGACCGATGGGGCCAAGAG GTGATCTCAGGGAATGAGGACACTGGTGGAGTGGTGTTGAAGGACCTGGGACCCCCCATGGTGGCCCGTCTTGTCCGATTCTACCCCAGAGCTGACAGAGTCATGAGTGTTTGTCTTCGAGTGGAATTATATGGCTGCCTCTGGAGGG ATGGACTGCTCTCTTATACAGCTCCTGTGGGGCAGACTATGTACCTGGCTGAGGCTGTGCATCTCAATGATTCAACCTATGATGGACACACAGTGGGCGG ATTGCAATACGGAGGCCTGGGCCAACTGGCAGATGGTGTGGTAGGGCTGGATGACTTCAGGCAGAGCCAGGAGCTTCGAGTATGGCCAGGCTATGATTATGTAGGATGGAATAACAACAACTTCCCCAATGGCTATGTGGAGATGGAATTTGAGTTTGACTGCCTGCGGGTCTTCCAGACTATGCAG ATCCACTGTAACAATATGCATACCCTGGGTGCCCGGCTCCCTGGTGGGGTGGAGTGCCGCTTCAAGCGAAGTCCAGCCACAGCCTGGGAGGGAGAGCCAGTATATCAAGCCTTAGGAGGAAGTCTAAGGGACCCCAGAGCCCGGCCTGTAGTTGTGCTCTTGGGGGGCCATGTAGGTCGATTTCTGCAGTGCCGCTTCCATTTTACTGGGTCCTGGCTGCTCTTTAGTGAAATCTCCTTCCTTTCTA ATGTTGTGAATGAATCCTCTCCAGCTTTGGGTAGCACTCAACCACCTGCCCCTTGGTGGCCCCCAGGTCCAGTTTCTACCAACTTCAGCAGCTTGG AGCTGGAGCCTCGGGGACAGCAGCCTGTGACCAAAGCAGAGGCCAGTCCTACAGCCATCTTGATTGGTTGCTTGGTAGCCATCATCCTGCTGCTACTGCTTATCATTGCCTTCATGCTTTGGAGGCAGCATTGGCGCAGGCTGCTTGGCAAG GTCCTCTCATTTCCTCCCAAATCCTGCCAGGCGGAGCGACGAGTATCAGAGGAAGAGCTGACAGTTCATCTCTCTGTCCCTGGGCATACTGTACTTATCAACAACCGTCCAAGACCTCAAGAACCACCCCCTTACCAGGAGCCTCGGCCCCGTGGGAACCCACCTCATCCTGTTCCCAGTGCCCCTAATGGCTCTG TGATGCTGCTCTCCAATCCAGCCTACCGCCTCCTCCTGGCTACTTACGCCCGTCCCCCCCGAGGCTTTGGCCCCCCTACATCTGCCTGGGCCAAACCTACCAACACCCAGG CCTGCCATGGAGATTACATGGAACCAGAGAAGCCATGTGCCCCGCTGTTGCCTCCACCCTCTCAAAGCAGTGTCCCCCACTATGCTGAAGCTGACATCATCACTCTACAGGGTGTTACTGGGGGAAATACCTATGCTGTCCCTGCACTACCTCCAGGGGCTACAGGTGATGGCCCTCCCCGAGGGGATTTCCCCCGATCCCGGCTCTACTTCAAGGAGAAGCTAGGTGAAGGCCAGTTTGGGGAG GTACATTTGTGTGAGGTGGAAAGTCCCCAGGATCTGCTCAATTTAGAATTCCCCCTCAATGTGAGAAAGGGCCGCCCCTTGCTGGTGGCTGTCAAAATCCTTCGCCCTGATGCCACAAAGAATGCCAG gaatgatttcctgaaagaggTGAAGATCATGTCAAGGTTGAAGGACCCCAATATAATTCGACTTCTAGGAGTGTGTATCCAGGATGACCCCCTCTGTATGATTACTGACTACATGGAGAATGGTGACCTTAATCAGTTTCTTAGTGCCCACCGATTAGAGGACAAAGCTGTAGATGGCAGCCCAGGAGATGGGGGAGCCATTCAGGGGCCCACCATTAG CTATTCCATGCTGCTTCATGTGGCAGCCCAGATTGCTTCTGGGATGCGATACCTTGCCACACTCAATTTTGTGCACCGGGATCTAGCCACAAGGAACTGTTTGGTGGGTGAGCATTTCACCATCAAAATTGCTGACTTTGGAATGAGCCGAAACCTCTATGCTGGGGATTATTACCGTGTTCAGGGCCGAGCTGTGCTACCCATCCGATGGATGGCTTGGGAGTGCATTCTTATG GGAAAATTCACAACAGCCAGTGATGTGTGGGCCTTTGGAGTCACCTTGTGGGAGGTGTTGATGCTGTGTCGAGCTCAGCCTTTTGGGCAACTTACTGATGAACAAGTCATTGAGAATGCTGGGGAATTTTTTAGGGACCAAGGCCGGCAG GTATACCTGGCCCGCCCTGATGCCTGCCCTTTGGGactctatgaactgatgcttcAGTGCTGGAGCCGAGAACCAGAGGAGCGACCTTCTTTTCCTCAACTACACCGATATTTAACAGAAGATGCCCTCAATATGGTGTGA
- the DDR1 gene encoding epithelial discoidin domain-containing receptor 1 isoform X6 produces the protein MELLILLSLLPVILLGVGNADMEGHFDPAKCRYALGMQDRTIPDSDISASSSWSDSTAAQHSRLESSDGDGAWCPAGPVFPMESEYLQVDLRRLHLVALVGTQGRHAGGLGKEFSPSYRLRYSRDGHRWMDWKDRWGQEVISGNEDTGGVVLKDLGPPMVARLVRFYPRADRVMSVCLRVELYGCLWRDGLLSYTAPVGQTMYLAEAVHLNDSTYDGHTVGGLQYGGLGQLADGVVGLDDFRQSQELRVWPGYDYVGWNNNNFPNGYVEMEFEFDCLRVFQTMQIHCNNMHTLGARLPGGVECRFKRSPATAWEGEPVYQALGGSLRDPRARPVVVLLGGHVGRFLQCRFHFTGSWLLFSEISFLSNVVNESSPALGSTQPPAPWWPPGPVSTNFSSLELEPRGQQPVTKAEASPTAILIGCLVAIILLLLLIIAFMLWRQHWRRLLGKVLSFPPKSCQAERRVSEEELTVHLSVPGHTVLINNRPRPQEPPPYQEPRPRGNPPHPVPSAPNGSVMLLSNPAYRLLLATYARPPRGFGPPTSAWAKPTNTQACHGDYMEPEKPCAPLLPPPSQSSVPHYAEADIITLQGVTGGNTYAVPALPPGATGDGPPRGDFPRSRLYFKEKLGEGQFGEVHLCEVESPQDLLNLEFPLNVRKGRPLLVAVKILRPDATKNARNDFLKEVKIMSRLKDPNIIRLLGVCIQDDPLCMITDYMENGDLNQFLSAHRLEDKAVDGSPGDGGAIQGPTISYSMLLHVAAQIASGMRYLATLNFVHRDLATRNCLVGEHFTIKIADFGMSRNLYAGDYYRVQGRAVLPIRWMAWECILMGKFTTASDVWAFGVTLWEVLMLCRAQPFGQLTDEQVIENAGEFFRDQGRQVYLARPDACPLGLYELMLQCWSREPEERPSFPQLHRYLTEDALNMV, from the exons ATGGAGCTGCTTATCCTGTTGTCTTTGCTGCCTGTGATATTGTTAGGAGTTGGAAATGCTGACATGGAAGGACACTTTGATCCTG CCAAATGCCGTTATGCCCTGGGTATGCAAGACCGAACCATTCCTGACAGTGACATCTCAGCTTCTAGTTCCTGGTCAGACTCCACTGCTGCTCAGCATAGCAG aTTAGAGAGCAGTGATGGAGATGGGGCATGGTGTCCTGCAGGGCCTGTGTTTCCAATGGAATCAGAATACTTGCAGGTGGATCTTCGACGGCTACATTTGGTGGCCCTAGTGGGGACCCAAGGACGACATGCTGGGGGGTTGGGCAAGGAATTTTCTCCTAGTTACCGACTGAGATACTCCCGTGATGGTCACCGCTGGATGGACTGGAAGGACCGATGGGGCCAAGAG GTGATCTCAGGGAATGAGGACACTGGTGGAGTGGTGTTGAAGGACCTGGGACCCCCCATGGTGGCCCGTCTTGTCCGATTCTACCCCAGAGCTGACAGAGTCATGAGTGTTTGTCTTCGAGTGGAATTATATGGCTGCCTCTGGAGGG ATGGACTGCTCTCTTATACAGCTCCTGTGGGGCAGACTATGTACCTGGCTGAGGCTGTGCATCTCAATGATTCAACCTATGATGGACACACAGTGGGCGG ATTGCAATACGGAGGCCTGGGCCAACTGGCAGATGGTGTGGTAGGGCTGGATGACTTCAGGCAGAGCCAGGAGCTTCGAGTATGGCCAGGCTATGATTATGTAGGATGGAATAACAACAACTTCCCCAATGGCTATGTGGAGATGGAATTTGAGTTTGACTGCCTGCGGGTCTTCCAGACTATGCAG ATCCACTGTAACAATATGCATACCCTGGGTGCCCGGCTCCCTGGTGGGGTGGAGTGCCGCTTCAAGCGAAGTCCAGCCACAGCCTGGGAGGGAGAGCCAGTATATCAAGCCTTAGGAGGAAGTCTAAGGGACCCCAGAGCCCGGCCTGTAGTTGTGCTCTTGGGGGGCCATGTAGGTCGATTTCTGCAGTGCCGCTTCCATTTTACTGGGTCCTGGCTGCTCTTTAGTGAAATCTCCTTCCTTTCTA ATGTTGTGAATGAATCCTCTCCAGCTTTGGGTAGCACTCAACCACCTGCCCCTTGGTGGCCCCCAGGTCCAGTTTCTACCAACTTCAGCAGCTTGG AGCTGGAGCCTCGGGGACAGCAGCCTGTGACCAAAGCAGAGGCCAGTCCTACAGCCATCTTGATTGGTTGCTTGGTAGCCATCATCCTGCTGCTACTGCTTATCATTGCCTTCATGCTTTGGAGGCAGCATTGGCGCAGGCTGCTTGGCAAG GTCCTCTCATTTCCTCCCAAATCCTGCCAGGCGGAGCGACGAGTATCAGAGGAAGAGCTGACAGTTCATCTCTCTGTCCCTGGGCATACTGTACTTATCAACAACCGTCCAAGACCTCAAGAACCACCCCCTTACCAGGAGCCTCGGCCCCGTGGGAACCCACCTCATCCTGTTCCCAGTGCCCCTAATGGCTCTG TGATGCTGCTCTCCAATCCAGCCTACCGCCTCCTCCTGGCTACTTACGCCCGTCCCCCCCGAGGCTTTGGCCCCCCTACATCTGCCTGGGCCAAACCTACCAACACCCAGG CCTGCCATGGAGATTACATGGAACCAGAGAAGCCATGTGCCCCGCTGTTGCCTCCACCCTCTCAAAGCAGTGTCCCCCACTATGCTGAAGCTGACATCATCACTCTACAGGGTGTTACTGGGGGAAATACCTATGCTGTCCCTGCACTACCTCCAGGGGCTACAGGTGATGGCCCTCCCCGAGGGGATTTCCCCCGATCCCGGCTCTACTTCAAGGAGAAGCTAGGTGAAGGCCAGTTTGGGGAG GTACATTTGTGTGAGGTGGAAAGTCCCCAGGATCTGCTCAATTTAGAATTCCCCCTCAATGTGAGAAAGGGCCGCCCCTTGCTGGTGGCTGTCAAAATCCTTCGCCCTGATGCCACAAAGAATGCCAG gaatgatttcctgaaagaggTGAAGATCATGTCAAGGTTGAAGGACCCCAATATAATTCGACTTCTAGGAGTGTGTATCCAGGATGACCCCCTCTGTATGATTACTGACTACATGGAGAATGGTGACCTTAATCAGTTTCTTAGTGCCCACCGATTAGAGGACAAAGCTGTAGATGGCAGCCCAGGAGATGGGGGAGCCATTCAGGGGCCCACCATTAG CTATTCCATGCTGCTTCATGTGGCAGCCCAGATTGCTTCTGGGATGCGATACCTTGCCACACTCAATTTTGTGCACCGGGATCTAGCCACAAGGAACTGTTTGGTGGGTGAGCATTTCACCATCAAAATTGCTGACTTTGGAATGAGCCGAAACCTCTATGCTGGGGATTATTACCGTGTTCAGGGCCGAGCTGTGCTACCCATCCGATGGATGGCTTGGGAGTGCATTCTTATG GGAAAATTCACAACAGCCAGTGATGTGTGGGCCTTTGGAGTCACCTTGTGGGAGGTGTTGATGCTGTGTCGAGCTCAGCCTTTTGGGCAACTTACTGATGAACAAGTCATTGAGAATGCTGGGGAATTTTTTAGGGACCAAGGCCGGCAG GTATACCTGGCCCGCCCTGATGCCTGCCCTTTGGGactctatgaactgatgcttcAGTGCTGGAGCCGAGAACCAGAGGAGCGACCTTCTTTTCCTCAACTACACCGATATTTAACAGAAGATGCCCTCAATATGGTGTGA